One genomic window of Streptomyces sp. NBC_01276 includes the following:
- a CDS encoding RNA polymerase sigma factor, giving the protein MDEAVDEAADPAAEAAEDGAAEDGAADEGPEVLEPIEHAPPPRARGAEGGGAGPSADLFRQYLREIGRIPLLTAAEEVDLARRVEAGLFAEEKLGGAADLDSQLAVDLDRLVVMGRMAKRRLIESNLRLVVSVAKRYVGRGLTMLDLVQEGNLGLIRAVEKFDYARGYKFSTYATWWIRQAMSRALADQARTIRVPVHVVELINRVVRVQRRMLQERGYEPTAEEVAVHLELTPERVLEVLRLAQEPVSLHAPVGEEDDVALGDLIEDGDAASPVESAAFFLLREHLEAVLSTLGERERKVVQLRYGLADGRPRTLEEIGRIFGVTRERIRQIESKTLNKLRDHAFADQLRGYLD; this is encoded by the coding sequence GTGGACGAGGCCGTGGACGAAGCGGCGGATCCGGCGGCCGAGGCGGCCGAGGACGGAGCGGCCGAGGACGGAGCGGCCGACGAGGGGCCCGAGGTCCTGGAACCGATCGAGCACGCGCCCCCGCCCCGGGCCCGCGGCGCGGAGGGCGGCGGGGCCGGACCCTCCGCGGACCTCTTCCGGCAGTACCTGCGCGAGATCGGCAGGATCCCGCTGCTCACCGCCGCCGAGGAGGTCGACCTCGCACGGCGGGTGGAAGCCGGGCTCTTCGCCGAGGAGAAGCTCGGCGGCGCCGCCGACCTCGACTCCCAGCTCGCCGTGGACCTCGACAGGCTCGTCGTCATGGGCCGGATGGCCAAGCGCCGGCTGATCGAATCGAACCTGCGCCTGGTCGTCTCCGTCGCCAAGCGCTACGTCGGACGCGGCCTCACCATGCTCGACCTGGTCCAGGAGGGCAACCTCGGACTGATCCGGGCCGTCGAGAAGTTCGACTACGCCCGCGGCTACAAGTTCTCCACCTACGCCACCTGGTGGATCCGGCAGGCGATGTCACGGGCCCTCGCCGACCAGGCCCGCACCATCCGCGTGCCCGTCCACGTCGTGGAGCTGATCAACCGTGTCGTGCGCGTCCAGCGCCGGATGCTCCAGGAGCGCGGCTACGAACCCACCGCCGAAGAGGTCGCCGTCCACCTGGAGCTGACCCCCGAGCGGGTGCTGGAGGTGCTCCGCCTCGCGCAGGAGCCGGTCTCCCTGCACGCGCCGGTCGGCGAGGAGGACGACGTGGCCCTCGGCGACCTCATCGAGGACGGCGACGCCGCCTCCCCCGTGGAGTCCGCCGCGTTCTTCCTCCTGCGCGAGCACCTGGAAGCCGTGCTGTCGACCCTCGGGGAGCGCGAGCGCAAGGTGGTCCAGCTCCGCTACGGGCTCGCCGACGGGCGGCCGCGCACCCTGGAGGAGATCGGCCGGATCTTCGGCGTGACCCGCGAACGGATCCGCCAGATCGAGTCCAAGACCCTCAACAAACTGCGCGACCACGCCTTCGCCGACCAACTGCGCGGCTACCTCGACTGA
- a CDS encoding ABC transporter ATP-binding protein, translated as MSGPGGRMMMGPAQRSMDFKGSGKRLLRQLAQDRAKLWGMVAAVFASVACAVVGPKILGEATDLVFAGIVGRQMPAGISKEQALEGLRAKGQDGMADMLSGTDFTPGEGIDFGAVGVVAIWALVVFTLAGLLMLVATRLSNHVMNGTVYRMREELQAKLSRLPLSYFDQQQRGEVLSRATNDIDNVGQTLQQTMGQLLNSLLTIVGVLTMMFWISPLLALVALLTVPVSIFVAAKIGKKSQPQFVAQWKSTGALNAHIEEMYSGHTLVKVFGRQKESAAVFAEQNEELYRASFKAQLVSGIMQPVMFFISNINYVLIAVVGGLRVASGTLSIGDVQAFIQYSRQFSMPLTQVASMANLVQSGVASAERVYELLDAQEQEPDAEVPERPEQLRGQVTLDKVAFRYEPDKPLIENLSLSVEPGQTVAIVGPTGAGKTTLVNLLMRFYEVTGGEIALDGVDIAKMTREELRSGIGMVLQDTWLFGGTIAENIAYGASREVTRAEIEEAARAAHADRFVRTLPDGYDTVLDDEGAGVSAGEKQLITIARAFLSDPVILVLDEATSSVDTRTEVLIQKAMARLAHGRTSFVIAHRLSTIRDADVILVMENGSIVEQGTHEELLASDGAYARLYAAQFAQAVAEVD; from the coding sequence ATGAGCGGGCCCGGAGGACGGATGATGATGGGCCCGGCCCAGAGGTCCATGGACTTCAAGGGGTCGGGCAAGCGGCTGCTGCGGCAGCTGGCGCAGGACCGGGCCAAGCTCTGGGGCATGGTCGCGGCCGTGTTCGCGAGCGTGGCCTGCGCGGTGGTCGGACCGAAAATCCTCGGCGAGGCCACCGACCTGGTGTTCGCCGGGATCGTCGGCCGGCAGATGCCGGCCGGCATATCCAAGGAGCAGGCCCTGGAGGGTCTGCGCGCCAAGGGTCAGGACGGGATGGCGGACATGCTGTCCGGCACCGACTTCACCCCGGGCGAGGGCATCGACTTCGGCGCCGTCGGGGTCGTGGCGATCTGGGCGCTGGTGGTGTTCACGCTGGCGGGGCTGCTCATGCTGGTCGCGACGCGGCTGTCGAACCACGTCATGAACGGCACCGTGTACCGGATGCGCGAGGAGCTCCAGGCGAAGCTGTCGCGGCTGCCGCTGTCGTACTTCGACCAGCAGCAGCGCGGCGAGGTGCTCAGCCGGGCGACGAACGACATCGACAACGTCGGGCAGACCCTGCAGCAGACGATGGGTCAGCTGCTGAACTCGCTGCTGACGATCGTCGGCGTGCTGACGATGATGTTCTGGATCTCGCCGCTGCTGGCGCTGGTCGCGCTGCTGACCGTACCGGTCTCGATCTTCGTCGCGGCGAAGATCGGCAAGAAGTCGCAGCCGCAGTTCGTGGCGCAGTGGAAGAGCACCGGCGCGCTGAACGCGCACATCGAGGAGATGTACTCCGGCCACACCCTGGTGAAGGTCTTCGGGCGGCAGAAGGAGTCGGCGGCGGTCTTCGCCGAGCAGAACGAGGAGCTCTACCGGGCCTCCTTCAAGGCGCAGCTGGTCAGCGGCATCATGCAGCCGGTGATGTTCTTCATCTCGAACATCAACTACGTGCTGATAGCCGTGGTCGGCGGTCTGCGGGTGGCCTCTGGCACCCTGTCGATCGGTGACGTGCAGGCCTTCATCCAGTACTCGCGCCAGTTCTCGATGCCGCTGACGCAGGTGGCCTCGATGGCGAACCTGGTGCAGTCGGGCGTCGCGTCGGCCGAGCGGGTGTACGAGCTGCTGGACGCGCAGGAGCAGGAGCCGGACGCAGAGGTTCCGGAGCGTCCGGAGCAGCTGCGCGGCCAGGTCACCCTCGACAAGGTGGCCTTCCGCTACGAGCCCGACAAGCCGCTCATCGAGAACCTCTCGCTGAGCGTGGAGCCGGGCCAGACGGTCGCGATCGTCGGGCCGACGGGCGCCGGCAAGACCACGCTGGTCAACCTGTTGATGCGGTTCTACGAGGTCACGGGCGGGGAGATAGCCCTCGACGGGGTGGACATCGCGAAGATGACCCGCGAGGAGCTGCGCTCCGGGATCGGCATGGTGCTCCAGGACACCTGGCTGTTCGGCGGCACGATCGCGGAGAACATCGCCTACGGCGCTTCGCGCGAGGTCACCCGCGCGGAGATCGAGGAGGCCGCGCGGGCGGCGCACGCCGACCGCTTCGTCCGCACCCTGCCGGACGGCTACGACACGGTGCTGGACGACGAGGGCGCGGGCGTCAGCGCGGGCGAGAAGCAGCTGATCACGATCGCCCGGGCGTTCCTGTCGGACCCGGTGATCCTGGTGCTCGACGAGGCGACGAGCTCGGTGGACACCCGTACCGAGGTGCTGATCCAGAAGGCGATGGCGCGCCTGGCGCACGGCCGTACGTCCTTCGTGATCGCGCACCGGCTGTCCACGATCCGCGACGCGGACGTGATCCTGGTGATGGAGAACGGCTCGATCGTGGAACAGGGCACCCACGAAGAGCTGCTGGCCTCGGACGGCGCGTACGCGCGCCTGTACGCGGCGCAGTTCGCCCAGGCGGTCGCCGAGGTCGACTAG
- a CDS encoding ABC transporter ATP-binding protein, translating to MLIRLLRTHLGPYRKPITVLVLLQLLQTSASLYLPTLNADIIDNGVVSGDTGYILRFGALMLGVSLVQLVCNVGAVYYGARTAAALGRDVRAAVFDRVQSFSARELGQFGAPSLITRTTNDVQQVQMLTLMTFTLMVSAPIMCVGGIAMALSLDVKLSGVLLAVVPVLGLAVGAIVFRTRPLFRQMQDRLDTVNRVLREQITGNRVIRAFVRDGYEEERFRTANSDLTGVSLASGKLLALMFPTVIVVVNISSVAVIWFGAMRVDSNGMEIGQLTAFLAYLMQIVMSVMMATFMFMMVPRAEVCAERIQEVLDTESSVVPPAEPVRKLLRRGQLELRGADFRYPGAEAPVLRGVDLVARPGEITAVIGSTGSGKSTLLGLVPRLFDATGGDVLVDGEDVRRLDPELLARTVGIVPQKPYLFSGTVASNLRYGRPDASDEELWHALEVAQAREFVSELQGGLDAPITQGGTNVSGGQRQRLAIARTLVQRPEIYLFDDSFSALDYATDAALRSALARETEEATVVIVAQRVSTIRDADRIIVLDEGQVVGEGRHHELMAGNETYREIVLSQLTEAEAA from the coding sequence GTGCTCATACGACTTTTGCGGACCCACCTCGGTCCGTACCGGAAACCGATCACCGTACTGGTGCTGCTGCAGCTGCTGCAGACCAGTGCGAGCCTCTACCTGCCCACCCTCAACGCGGACATCATCGACAACGGTGTCGTCAGCGGCGACACCGGCTACATCCTGCGCTTCGGCGCGCTGATGCTCGGCGTCTCCCTCGTCCAGCTCGTGTGCAACGTCGGCGCCGTCTACTACGGCGCCCGGACCGCGGCCGCACTCGGCCGGGACGTCCGCGCCGCCGTCTTCGACCGGGTGCAGAGCTTCTCCGCCCGCGAACTGGGCCAGTTCGGCGCACCCTCGCTGATCACCCGGACGACGAACGACGTCCAGCAGGTCCAGATGCTGACCCTGATGACCTTCACCCTGATGGTCTCGGCGCCGATCATGTGCGTCGGCGGCATCGCCATGGCGCTCTCCCTCGACGTGAAGCTGTCGGGCGTGCTCCTCGCGGTGGTGCCCGTGCTCGGTCTCGCGGTCGGTGCGATCGTCTTCAGGACGCGGCCGCTGTTCCGCCAGATGCAGGACCGCCTCGACACCGTGAACCGGGTGCTGCGCGAGCAGATCACCGGCAACCGCGTGATCCGCGCGTTCGTCCGCGACGGCTACGAGGAGGAGCGGTTCCGCACCGCGAACTCCGACCTGACCGGCGTCTCGCTCGCCTCGGGCAAGCTGCTGGCGCTGATGTTCCCGACCGTCATCGTCGTCGTGAACATCTCCAGCGTGGCCGTCATCTGGTTCGGCGCCATGCGCGTGGACAGCAACGGCATGGAGATCGGCCAGCTGACGGCCTTCCTGGCCTACCTGATGCAGATCGTCATGTCCGTGATGATGGCCACCTTCATGTTCATGATGGTGCCGCGCGCCGAGGTCTGCGCCGAGCGCATCCAGGAGGTCCTGGACACCGAGTCCAGCGTGGTCCCGCCGGCCGAGCCGGTCCGCAAGCTCCTGCGGCGCGGGCAGCTGGAACTGCGCGGCGCCGACTTCCGCTACCCGGGCGCCGAGGCGCCGGTGCTGCGCGGGGTGGACCTGGTGGCCCGCCCCGGCGAGATCACCGCGGTGATCGGCTCCACCGGCAGCGGCAAGTCCACGCTGCTCGGCCTGGTCCCCCGGCTCTTCGACGCGACCGGCGGCGACGTGCTGGTCGACGGGGAGGACGTGCGCCGGCTCGACCCGGAGCTGCTGGCCAGGACGGTCGGCATCGTCCCGCAGAAGCCGTACCTGTTCTCCGGAACGGTCGCCTCCAACCTCCGCTACGGGCGCCCGGACGCCAGCGACGAAGAGCTGTGGCACGCCCTGGAGGTGGCCCAGGCCAGGGAGTTCGTCTCCGAGCTGCAGGGCGGGCTCGACGCGCCCATCACCCAGGGCGGAACGAACGTCTCCGGCGGCCAGCGCCAGCGTCTGGCGATCGCCCGCACCCTGGTGCAGCGGCCCGAGATCTACCTCTTCGACGACTCCTTCTCCGCCCTGGACTACGCGACGGACGCGGCGCTCCGCTCGGCGCTCGCCCGCGAGACCGAGGAGGCGACGGTGGTCATCGTGGCGCAGCGGGTCTCCACGATCCGCGACGCCGACCGGATCATCGTCCTCGACGAGGGCCAGGTGGTCGGCGAGGGCCGCCACCACGAGCTGATGGCCGGCAATGAGACCTACCGGGAGATCGTGCTCTCCCAGCTGACGGAGGCGGAGGCCGCATGA
- a CDS encoding FGGY family carbohydrate kinase, with translation MGIVAGLDSSSTFTRIVVCDTDTGAVLRQGYAPHPQPAGETVPHETDPQAWLLSLGEAAGGGLLEGVQAIGVSAQQHGVLPLDSQGALVRPALVGNDKRGQVAAADLVEALGGRQAWVSAVGSVPHSAQPITKLAWLARTEPEAARRVAVVMSPHDWLVWQLLGRPARRTTDRAGASGTGYWSAATGAYRPDLVELALGHQALLPEVLGPADAAGTTPEGLLISAGTGETTAAALGLGLGPGDAVVSLGASGSVMAVHHEALLEPSGLITSLADAGGMHLPVVNTSNAVRVLRGTAEMLGTDLEGLSALALKSTPGAHGLVLLPYLEGERTPNLPHSAGTLSGLRRDSMKPEHLARAAFEGMLCGLVDALDVLRHRGVPIRRVFLLGAAAELPAVQAAAPGLFGTQVVVPAPADYAALGAARQAAWALGVRQGTLAPHTPPVWPAAAAQVFEPGDELPAWQAVRQQYATTREQLHPGAFQG, from the coding sequence ATGGGGATAGTCGCCGGGCTGGACAGCTCTTCCACCTTCACTCGCATCGTGGTCTGTGACACCGACACGGGCGCCGTGCTGCGCCAGGGCTACGCGCCCCATCCGCAGCCCGCCGGTGAGACGGTCCCCCACGAGACCGACCCGCAGGCCTGGCTGCTCTCCCTCGGCGAAGCCGCCGGCGGCGGGCTGCTGGAGGGCGTCCAGGCCATCGGCGTCTCCGCGCAGCAGCACGGCGTCCTGCCGTTGGACTCTCAGGGCGCGCTCGTCCGGCCCGCCCTGGTCGGCAACGACAAGCGCGGCCAGGTCGCCGCCGCCGATCTCGTCGAGGCGCTGGGCGGCCGGCAGGCCTGGGTCTCGGCCGTCGGCTCCGTCCCGCACTCCGCCCAGCCGATCACGAAGCTCGCCTGGCTGGCCCGTACCGAGCCGGAGGCCGCACGCCGGGTGGCGGTGGTGATGTCCCCGCACGACTGGCTCGTCTGGCAGTTGCTCGGCCGCCCCGCCCGCCGCACCACCGACCGGGCCGGGGCGTCCGGGACCGGGTACTGGTCGGCGGCCACCGGTGCCTACCGTCCCGACCTGGTCGAGCTCGCGCTCGGGCACCAGGCGCTGCTGCCCGAGGTGCTCGGGCCCGCCGACGCCGCCGGGACGACCCCCGAGGGACTGCTGATATCGGCCGGGACCGGGGAGACCACGGCCGCCGCGCTCGGCCTGGGCCTGGGGCCCGGCGACGCGGTGGTCTCGCTGGGCGCGTCGGGCTCGGTGATGGCGGTGCACCACGAGGCGCTGCTGGAGCCGAGCGGGCTGATCACCTCCCTGGCCGACGCGGGTGGCATGCACCTGCCGGTGGTGAACACCTCGAACGCCGTACGGGTCCTGCGCGGCACCGCCGAAATGCTGGGCACCGACCTGGAAGGTCTCAGCGCGCTCGCGCTCAAGTCGACCCCCGGTGCACACGGACTCGTGCTCCTGCCGTACCTGGAGGGGGAGCGCACCCCCAACCTCCCGCACAGCGCGGGCACCCTGTCGGGGCTGCGCCGGGACTCGATGAAGCCCGAACACCTCGCGCGGGCGGCCTTCGAGGGCATGCTCTGCGGGCTGGTGGACGCCCTCGACGTGCTGCGCCACCGGGGGGTGCCGATCCGGCGGGTGTTCCTGCTGGGCGCGGCGGCCGAACTGCCCGCCGTGCAGGCCGCGGCCCCGGGGCTGTTCGGCACGCAGGTCGTCGTCCCCGCGCCCGCGGACTACGCGGCGCTCGGCGCCGCACGTCAGGCGGCCTGGGCGCTCGGGGTGCGGCAGGGCACGCTGGCCCCGCACACCCCGCCGGTCTGGCCGGCCGCGGCGGCGCAGGTCTTCGAGCCGGGCGACGAACTCCCGGCCTGGCAGGCGGTGCGCCAGCAGTACGCGACGACGCGCGAGCAGCTCCACCCGGGCGCCTTCCAGGGCTAG
- a CDS encoding YtxH domain-containing protein: MRYKVTFVVGLALGYVLGTRAGRERYEQLKKSVRGFVQNPAVRNAAETAGQSGRAFAGKAFAAVGDKVGDAVPDSLSERVRGLRGRGGAGSEDEWGTSNT, encoded by the coding sequence ATGCGGTACAAGGTCACGTTCGTGGTCGGACTGGCCCTCGGGTACGTGCTCGGGACCCGGGCCGGACGGGAGCGGTACGAGCAGCTGAAGAAGTCGGTCCGGGGGTTCGTGCAGAACCCGGCTGTCCGCAACGCCGCCGAGACGGCCGGCCAGAGCGGGCGCGCCTTCGCGGGCAAGGCGTTCGCCGCGGTGGGCGACAAGGTGGGCGACGCCGTGCCGGACTCCCTCTCCGAGCGTGTCCGCGGTCTGCGCGGCCGGGGCGGCGCCGGTTCCGAGGACGAGTGGGGCACCAGCAACACCTGA
- a CDS encoding LuxR C-terminal-related transcriptional regulator: MLEALGLDSHVERVYREMLADPTGGVAELGARLGLTEEQVRDGLDRLVDLDLLTPSRENSGGLRAVSPEAGLEQILRRQEEDLIRRQQELALSKAAAARAVAEFATLRPNTETDGAERLVGLDAIQSRLEVLAKGLVRECLAIMPGGAQSQASLDASRPLDEDALNRKVAMRVVYQDSARNDPATLAYAQWTTERGGQVRTSPVLPPRLVIFDRATAVVPIDPENSRLGALCTTAPGIVASLVTLFEQTWGTAVPLGAAREQAGDDGITAAERELLKLLASGMTDEAAGKRLGVSLRTVRRQMSGLMERLDATSRFEAGLRAAQRGWL, translated from the coding sequence ATGCTCGAAGCGCTGGGACTGGACTCGCACGTGGAGCGCGTCTACCGCGAAATGCTCGCGGATCCGACCGGGGGAGTGGCCGAACTCGGCGCCCGGCTCGGGCTGACGGAGGAGCAGGTGCGCGACGGGCTCGACCGGCTCGTCGACCTCGATCTGCTCACCCCCTCCCGGGAGAACTCCGGCGGACTGCGGGCCGTCAGCCCCGAGGCGGGGCTGGAGCAGATCCTGCGCCGCCAGGAGGAAGACCTGATCCGTCGACAGCAGGAGCTGGCGCTCAGCAAGGCGGCCGCCGCCCGCGCCGTCGCGGAGTTCGCGACCCTGCGGCCGAACACGGAGACCGACGGCGCCGAACGGCTCGTCGGGCTCGACGCCATCCAGTCCCGGCTGGAAGTGCTCGCCAAGGGACTCGTCCGGGAGTGCCTCGCGATCATGCCGGGCGGCGCGCAGTCCCAGGCGAGCCTGGACGCGTCGCGGCCCCTGGACGAGGACGCGCTCAACCGGAAGGTCGCCATGCGGGTGGTCTACCAGGACAGCGCCCGCAACGATCCGGCCACCCTCGCCTACGCGCAGTGGACCACCGAGCGGGGTGGCCAGGTGCGCACCAGCCCGGTCCTGCCGCCCCGTCTGGTGATCTTCGACCGGGCCACCGCCGTGGTCCCCATCGACCCCGAGAACTCCAGGCTCGGCGCGCTGTGCACCACGGCCCCCGGCATCGTCGCCTCGCTCGTCACCCTCTTCGAGCAGACCTGGGGGACGGCCGTCCCCCTCGGCGCCGCACGTGAGCAGGCCGGGGATGACGGGATCACCGCGGCCGAGCGGGAACTGCTGAAGCTGCTGGCCTCCGGGATGACCGACGAGGCCGCCGGCAAACGCCTCGGGGTCTCCCTGCGCACCGTGCGCCGCCAGATGTCGGGGCTGATGGAACGCCTCGACGCGACGAGCCGCTTCGAGGCCGGTCTCCGCGCCGCCCAGCGGGGCTGGCTCTGA
- a CDS encoding glutamate--cysteine ligase gives MIEPGNSTTSTSDTGRSGRTGAPGAPGSAGRSTRVASGVTTPLTVGVEEEFLLVDAHTLRVVPAAPLVLTTAAGLPQQVHAEGTRYQVELATPVAASAATLRADLAGLRRTLAAAARAHGCRLLAAPSPVVAVEGPLHLTDDEPRQREQHRRFGALTDTLVSCGRHIHIGTLDVDTAVAVSNRVRPWLPTLIALAANSPFWGGRDTGHSSWRAMAWSGWPSAGPPPHFTSTAHFRRSVQTLLGSGAALDTKMVYWDLRPSGNWPTLEIRAPDMSPDIDTAVLQAELGRALVATALRELAEQRPDPPVRDDVLRLARWRAAHDGLEGFGLDPYTGAELPAADLAEALLDLVAPELAAAGDLDHAAKTLGGLLRDGSGAARQRAAFARRHDLTDVLRHLVEETENF, from the coding sequence GTGATCGAACCTGGCAACAGCACCACGAGCACCAGTGACACCGGCCGCTCCGGCCGTACCGGCGCCCCCGGCGCCCCGGGCTCCGCCGGCAGAAGCACGCGCGTCGCGAGCGGTGTCACCACCCCCCTCACCGTGGGGGTCGAGGAGGAGTTCCTGCTCGTCGACGCCCACACCCTGCGGGTGGTCCCCGCCGCCCCGCTCGTCCTCACCACCGCCGCCGGACTCCCCCAGCAGGTGCACGCCGAGGGGACCCGGTACCAGGTGGAGCTCGCCACCCCGGTCGCCGCATCGGCGGCCACCCTGCGCGCGGACCTCGCGGGCCTGCGGCGCACCCTCGCCGCGGCGGCCCGCGCGCACGGCTGCCGGCTGCTGGCCGCCCCCTCACCCGTGGTGGCCGTGGAGGGGCCGCTGCACCTGACCGACGACGAGCCGCGCCAGCGCGAGCAGCACCGCCGGTTCGGCGCCCTGACCGACACCCTGGTCAGCTGCGGCCGCCACATCCACATCGGCACCCTCGACGTGGACACGGCGGTGGCCGTGTCCAACCGGGTCAGACCATGGCTGCCCACGCTGATCGCGCTGGCCGCCAACTCCCCCTTCTGGGGCGGCCGCGACACCGGCCACTCCAGCTGGCGGGCGATGGCCTGGTCGGGCTGGCCCTCCGCGGGCCCGCCCCCGCACTTCACGTCCACGGCCCACTTCCGGCGCTCGGTGCAGACCCTGCTCGGCTCGGGGGCGGCCCTGGACACGAAGATGGTCTACTGGGACCTCCGCCCCTCCGGGAACTGGCCCACGCTCGAAATCCGGGCGCCCGACATGTCCCCGGACATCGACACGGCCGTCCTCCAGGCCGAGCTGGGCCGCGCCCTGGTGGCGACGGCCCTGCGCGAGCTCGCGGAGCAGCGGCCCGATCCGCCCGTACGGGACGACGTACTGCGTCTCGCGCGCTGGCGGGCGGCGCACGACGGGCTGGAGGGCTTCGGCCTGGACCCGTACACGGGCGCCGAGCTCCCCGCGGCCGATCTCGCGGAGGCGCTGCTCGACCTGGTCGCCCCGGAACTGGCCGCGGCCGGTGACCTCGACCACGCGGCGAAGACCCTCGGCGGTCTGCTGCGCGACGGCTCGGGCGCGGCCCGCCAGCGCGCGGCGTTCGCGCGCCGGCACGACCTGACGGACGTACTGCGCCACCTGGTGGAGGAGACGGAGAACTTCTAG
- a CDS encoding MFS transporter, with protein sequence MTGTASPPRPRRRIFADLTPLRSSAHYRRLWVGGTISWMGQAMTALAISLQVYEITGSSFSVGLVGLFSLVPLVAFGLYGGAIADTVDRRKLGLYSASGLTVLSIGLAAAALLDYHRVWLLYTVVALQAVCGALNGPARSAMIPKLLPPEQLPAANALNSVTMTTGTMAGPVLGGLIVGWWGYQAAYLIDAVTFVAALYAMWRLPSMLPEGRRGRASVLDGLRFLGTRPNIRMTFFSDLAAMVLAQPKALFPAIAVLWYGGDAKTVGLLVAAPAVGALLGGLFSGWQGRIRRHGLAILLSVAGWGLAIAVFGLTRNLWLGLLFLALAGCADTISMVFRSTMMQTATPDGMRGRLQGVFIVVVAGGPRLGDFLAGTVADLTSPAVAITGGGLGCVLVLGLLAARWRAFARYDARSPQA encoded by the coding sequence GTGACCGGTACCGCCTCCCCGCCCCGCCCCCGGCGGCGCATATTCGCCGACCTGACCCCGCTGCGCAGCTCCGCCCACTACCGGCGGCTGTGGGTCGGCGGCACCATTTCCTGGATGGGTCAGGCGATGACCGCCCTGGCCATCTCGCTCCAGGTCTACGAGATCACCGGGTCCAGCTTCTCGGTCGGTCTGGTCGGCCTCTTCTCGCTCGTCCCGCTCGTCGCCTTCGGCCTCTACGGCGGGGCCATCGCCGACACCGTGGACCGGCGCAAGCTCGGCCTCTACAGCGCCTCGGGGCTCACCGTCCTGTCGATCGGGCTGGCCGCCGCCGCGCTGCTCGACTACCACCGGGTCTGGCTGCTGTACACCGTCGTCGCGCTCCAGGCGGTCTGCGGAGCACTGAACGGGCCCGCCCGGTCCGCCATGATCCCGAAGCTGCTGCCCCCGGAGCAGCTGCCCGCCGCCAACGCGCTGAACTCCGTCACCATGACGACCGGGACCATGGCGGGCCCGGTGCTGGGCGGGCTGATCGTCGGCTGGTGGGGCTACCAGGCGGCGTACCTGATCGACGCGGTGACCTTCGTCGCCGCCCTCTACGCCATGTGGCGGCTGCCGTCGATGCTGCCGGAGGGGCGTCGGGGGCGGGCCTCGGTCCTGGACGGGCTGCGCTTCCTCGGGACCCGGCCGAACATCCGGATGACCTTCTTCTCCGACCTGGCCGCCATGGTGCTGGCCCAGCCGAAGGCGCTGTTCCCGGCCATCGCCGTGCTCTGGTACGGCGGTGACGCCAAGACGGTCGGCCTGCTGGTCGCCGCGCCCGCCGTGGGGGCGCTGCTGGGCGGGCTGTTCTCCGGCTGGCAGGGGCGGATCCGGCGGCACGGGCTGGCGATCCTGCTCTCCGTCGCCGGGTGGGGGCTGGCCATCGCCGTCTTCGGGCTGACCCGCAACCTGTGGCTCGGGCTGCTGTTCCTGGCGCTGGCCGGATGCGCCGACACGATCTCGATGGTGTTCCGCTCCACGATGATGCAGACCGCGACCCCCGACGGGATGCGGGGCCGGCTCCAGGGCGTGTTCATCGTGGTCGTCGCGGGCGGGCCCCGGCTCGGGGACTTCCTCGCCGGAACCGTCGCCGACCTGACCTCTCCGGCCGTCGCCATCACCGGCGGGGGCCTGGGCTGCGTGCTGGTGCTGGGCCTGCTCGCCGCGCGCTGGCGCGCCTTCGCCCGCTACGACGCCCGCTCCCCGCAGGCCTGA